GAATAAATGTGTTCACCATGCACGCGAGAAATGGCACGGAAATGACCCCTTCACGTTTCAACTGTTTTGAACTTTTGATTTGTGTCACCCGATGGACCAGGAACCAAATATTCAAGAATCCGATTAAAAGTACATTTCACATTCGTTAGTACCAGGCGCGCGCTGATTAAATCATAATGCTGGTGCTGTAAACCCAATTTCAAAAAAAACGACCTAAATCGGCTGAACAAACACTTTATGGATATTTCTTTGTATGTGTTAAAATTGAGTCATTGAAACACCCAAATAACTGAATATACTTCAAAGTTTAATATTCCTCAGAGCAATGTCGTCCGGTTTTATAGGTCGCCAAGATATCCCTAattcatgaatataaaaaaaaaacaatgatccCTTGGTTCAATGTATAAACAAGTCTGATAATTGAATTATAACTTTAGGGACAAGCCTATTAGCCTAATAGTTTACAATGACCGAGTTTACAGGCACTGAGTTCATTTCTTGGACAAAAACAATTCAGCATTGTATAATGGGCTGACTTAAAAAAACATAgtgtatatttcattttctcatAGATTCCTCATGTGACTAATTTTTTAAAGGGTGGTGATACAAACAGTGTCAACCTGACCGAACGAATGATATTATCTAAGCTTTCATTTCCTGGGTTTAAGCCAGGTTTTAAAGGGCTTGATGCTGCacaaaagggacagggtgctaagggtaAGAAAGGCACGTTATATCGGGCGGTGAAGGACTTGAACATAACTAGTTTGATGAATCTTAAGAATCGTATTTAACTAAAGTAATATTAAGTTTCAACTGCCCATATGTaaggtttgtatttaattatagtttaataataaggtaaacaaacaaaaacagtcGACAGTCTTAAGCATTGAATTATACGAAGGCAGAAGGATTCACATGCATGTTTCAATGAGGGCAAAAGGGCACTACCAAAACAGACAGGACAGTGTGCAACACCCTTCCAAAAGTACGTAGTAAAGTCTTCCCTGATTGCCAATATGTGATAACATGTGCTTAATATATGTACAAGCTCTTCCTGaaaggttaaataacactaagtAAAATGTCTGTTTCTTAAAATCGAAGGTCTGCACCACAATTTTGCTATAATCTTTGCTGTGTGACGAAAACTACTACTTCTGGAAATAGTATACATTATAGCAGATTGTATACATGGATGAAGAATacgaaaaaacataaaatcgCAATCATTCGAAGTACGGAAATCCCGGCATAACTTGCATTAAAGTATTACAGCTTTGTTAACCACGCGTTGCCAAGTTTGTTTATCTTGGGTAGCTCTTTCTACGGAGAAGTAGCTATTTAGCACAAATTGCATGTTGTATTTGGGCAACAGCTTACATATAGCTGGTATAAATCCTCGTTTGATTGTGTTGTTATCAAGgatgtaagaaatatattttctcacaaatatttgtttgctaATACATTCGTTTGGAAGCATTATCAACTTGTGCAAGAACATCGGTTTTCTTTTTTCGATGTGGGTGTCTAGCTTAGTTAATCCTAGAATAGATTCAGACAAATCCGATCTGGTAGAGATAGGCAGTCCTTGTATCTTTTTGGCTACGAAGTGTTGGAGACGGTTGATGTCTAAGGTGTCAACGTTAGTCATTGTGTTCCAGTGTTCGGAGCCGTAGAGAGCAATGGGAATTACAATCTTTTTAAAAAGACTTGTGGATAATTAGGGATTCACACCGAGAGGGTGGAGACCCTGGCCCgccattgaaaaaaaactttctaGCTTACTGTAAGCGTTCTGAAATGCGTGTTCGTTTTTTAAGACTTATTTCTTTGGAAATGCCTAGGTGCGTTATTGATGTaacctgttttattttttggtcccCATAGATGATGCATATTTGTGGGACTCGGCTGGCTTGAGTAAATACGACAACGTTAGATTTATCGACATTGATATCAACGTGCCAAGTTTGCAGTAACTATACACAATATCCACCAAGCATTGCAGCTTATACGGAGATAACGAAATGAGAGATATGTCGTCGGCAAATGGTGGGCTGCCGCAATTAAAAGACATAAGCCGAGAGCCATGCTTACTTATCTCTAAGTCTTTTAATAGGCAATCGAGATAAACGAGATAGTAAAAACTGGACAAGACTCCTCCTTGACGCACGCCGCGAACTACGTCGAAGATATTTGACATTGGGTCTTGACAAACACGTACGGTGCATTTGAGATATTTTTAAGAGGACTTGATGACCTTTAGTAGTTTACCTTTAAGGCCAAGTCGACCTAATTTGAGAAGTAATGCAGAGTGCCTCACTGTGTCAAAGGCGGCTTTCTGATCAAGACATGCAACATATGCGTTGCTACCTTTGCCTATAGCATAGAAAATTGTTTCTTGGAGATTAAAGGATGTGGTCACACAACTTAAGCCCTTTTGGGATCCGTTTTGTTGTGGGCTTGGAAAGGTGTTACTTGCTGACGACACATGTGAGTTGATCCGTTCGTCCattattttttcgaaaattttgcaaaaacaaggGAGTAATGATATAGGTCTGTAGCTTGAAGGGTCACGTTTGTCTTTGCCTTTACCTTTATATACAGGGATGATAACGCTGGTTTCCAATCTATTGGTATTTTCCTGTGCACCAGGACTAAAGTGAATAGTTGAGTAAGCGCTTTTATAACAGCAAGTCCGCCAAATATCACATGTTCATTCATTATACCATCATGACCAGGGCTTTTTCTCTTCGCGAGGGATTTGATTATTGTGTTCACTTCATCTAAGCTAATTAGGGTGACGGTGTTGTTAGTGATTTTACATGTAAGATAACACTGAAGTTCGGACAAATCATATTCTGATAGGATGTCATGCTCGTTTGGATGACTTAAAACTTTTGAATAGTGTTTTTAAAATCAGTATCAGTAACTCTGTCATCTTTATTACTTGTGTTGCCTATTTTCAACTCTGAGCAAGTCTCAAAGGGTCGTTTGCTCTTTCGTTTTAACAACTTCCTAAACATTCAGTAGTCTTCTTCTGCTGTTCGATTAAGTTCGTCGTATAATTGATTTTTATGGGATTTGCGACAATTCTGCTGTATTCTCCTGAAAGTGCGTTTGGCTTGTGTAACACAATGACCCCCGCCAATATTAATTCATCGCTGTTAAGGTCATCATTCCTTTCTTTAGCATTTAAGTGGTCAAAATTTCatagcgtttattttcattggagCTTCATTACCGTTACCGGCAGGTGTCAATAAGATATTCTGAGATTATATGGAACAGTTAATCGCTTTAGCGTTTGCTAAAAATGCCCCTAAaacttgaataataattatcgAAGGATCTGCCTTTTACTAAACTCATACGTTACTTGGTACCTTCGAAGATCAATCGGCTACGGCTAAGGTCAACCGCTAATAGCTATTTTAAGTACAGTCCAGAAATAAGTTTAATTACCTTGTTTACTAAAATCCTATTAAAGGGGTTTGGTCTAGTTGAGTTTGACGTCACTGAAACTATTGATTGACAAGCTCCTTTTTGTGGCGATAGCCAGTGAAATACTTTGGTTATTGTCACGTCAGATTAAATGTATCACATGATATCGTTAAACTATTAAGGGGAATTAAGAAACACTCTTGAATGGTCATCTACAATTGGGGGCAATTAGGGAGTATAAAACCTTATTTTGAGAGTTCGAGAAGTAGTCTGCTTCTGGTTAGGATTCTGATAGTATACCTGGTTAAGATCTGAGAGTCAGCTTTGCTCTCGTTTAatagaacaaaataattaacaattaagatataaataattgcttacaataaaacttgtatcatcggacgtggttgttttgactttattagTTTACGATTGAACGGCTTAGTGTATAGGACGCGGAATTGGAGTAAGGGTGTTACACTTGTTTATAGTTTGTGAATGAGTCTGTCATTGTACTGCGGGGTCTGCCTTGAGCTAACCATATATGCCGAACGTGTCGGGCCTGCGCATACGCCGCTTTGACCTCTTCTGTCCGATACGGTTTGGCTTTTCGCTTAAACTTACATACAGGGAGATGTGAGGCGGCCTGTTATAACGAATTGCAAAGCAATGAGTTAATAAAATCAGGGAAGCATCCTTCGGTATTTTCGTTCGTAATGCTATTTAATTCGCTTCTTAGTTGGCTTTGGTAGTTCGATATGTGCCCCTGTGAACATTAATTCCATGCTTTACATGTTCTATGCACTGTGGGTTGTGAGTTTCTTACTAGGTCGAggtttatagaaaataatattggtGCATGATCTGAGGAGTATAACCGAGAATGAGTAAACCATATCTAATGATGAATTATGGACTAAGACATGATCAATTGTCGACTCCGTCGGGTGGTAAGTATATTCGTTGGTATTTCTTAAGTGCTCTTTCAGCGACGTAAGTTGGTTTTTAGCTATAAACTCTGAAACAACACGGGATTTAGGGGTCGATGACTTTGGGCTTAACTGAGAGTTTATTTGCGCATTGAAATCTCCGGCCAATATTACATTTCCGATCCGGGAGTAGAAGTTAAAGATAGCACAAACGTCTTTAAGGGTTTCCTTAAATAGTTCAATGTCGCTTACAAGACGGCATGTATATGCAGAAAAGATACGTCGGAACCTTTTTGTGAGAAATAATCTCGACCGCCGATATTCTATCATTATCTATGGTTgtgattttacttattttacaaccaATATTGTTCCTAATCATAATTGCTGTACCTCCCTTACCGCATTTTAAGACATTAAAGTGGCTCAGCGATTCACCAATGGTGTAATATGAGGTATAATTCGGATGAACGCTATCTAGAAAATTGGCTGAGTGAGGTAACAACTTATGCTCAATAAGAAGGGCGATATCAATCGTATCGTTATCAAGTAATTTCGAGAGAGAGTATGCTGATGGCATAGTACCTCTAACATTCCATACTAAAATATTAAGCGacataaatatgatgaataCAAGAACAAAATGAGTCCTAGAAAAGCAAGGCATTGTCAAATGTTGCTTGTAAGACTGGATCTTGTCAGTACTTTGTCACTAAATATAATTGTTAGTCCCTCGGATGGTCCCACTCATCAGTATCGTGGTAGTCGTCTCTATCAGAGTAAATTCGCACGGGAGATGGAGAACTAACGACCCCGCTGTACATCATTGGCGTATAGTCCTTTTTCGGTATGTTGACGTTTGTATGCGGTGCCTTGATTTGTGACTCTACGAATCGCTTGTTAATAGTTGTGACTGCTGACACAAGTTTATCCATGTCACTATGGAGTTTAGTTACAATTGTACTTCCGGACGAAGGCAGAGAGGCAAGAATactatttaaagttatatattGCAGACGTCTGTGTGCGTCTGCTGAATTATGACGGAATCTTCAGTTTGTTTGCGCATTATGTCTTCAACACTCGACTGGATATTGAACAAAACTGcataaatatttggtttaataaagtcattttcagtGTCACATTTGATTACTTCGGCCTCCTGAGTCACTGTCGATGGACATGTAAAAACGTCATTTATTTCTCGCGAACGTTCGCCGTCAATGACATATTGAATAACGTAACAATCGTTAGCACATGTTTGTTCTTTGCTTGCAGCGGACGAATATCCTGTTAACAAGTATTGTTTCGGGACACCCTAGAGTTCCACGGGCCCTCTCAGCGAATCCCTCGCGATCGGCATTTATTTTGGCGTAGTTTTGTTTGCAAATCCTCATTAATTCATCTAAATAAGATTCTTTTGGTAGAATAGACAAGTCATTATCTTGTTCCTGGTAGAAACGTTGTGACAGAATGGAGGGCTGTGATAATTCGACTTCGTTGTTGCTTACTTCATCGTAGTCTTAGTCGTCGTCGTCGAGGCTCGAGTTAattttactttcatttatttcttttttgataAGGAGTATGCTTGCATTTATTAAGCGCTTCGGGTCAGGATCGCTAGTCGACTCCATAATTGTTAACGGTTCTTTAATGCGTTATCCCTTTAGGGAACGTTcgtttttgtatatatatagattGAGAGATCAAGCGAGTGGTCAGTTAATTGGGCATTGCCATTAACGGTAAATCAAACCAGTCATGCGTGACGATCCGATCTTCAGGGGTTTGTGAGCGTCGCTCACTATCTGCGTGACAACTTTGACCTCTAAAACaaagcttcttttttatttagacAAAGCGTATATAGTTTGATGACAAGAAATCAATTTAGCCTTCAAAACTTTTCACGaaacttgaaatatatgtttgtctACTCACAATAGTCCTAATATCCTTTAACTCAacttataaacatttaacactATTAAATTCCAAAAATTGATCACAGTGATTTAAAGTGTGACTTTATTCAATCGAGAGCGGAAGTACTAATAAATATTATGGCATAATGCGTTACTGTTTTTTCGTGTTCCATTGctagtttttatcaaattgtcCATATGTAAGGGTGTATTTTCCTGACATCATGTTCAGTCACATACAAGAATATCGGTTAAAACATCTTTGTTCGTATATTTGTACACGTATTAGATGTGTTGGAGACGAGAAGTTTGCACTTGCCAGGTCACGTCCCCCCAAAACAGTGAACACAACCTACCAGCCAGCCCCATACCACCAGCTTATAGCATATGCATTACTCGCTTTCATCGCTGCTTTGCATATGATAAATACTGCATTTTTGTTTAGAATAATGTTTCATGTATTGACAATTGATTAATTACACGTTATAAGTCGGACAGAAAATTTCCTTCTAGCCGACCATTTAAGGTGAACTTTGCTGAATtgaattacttttatttaaaaatagcttGTAAACGGGTTGGAATAAAGCTATTTTttggtcatttaaataaaatgttatgccTGGTTCACGcctataaaaaaacaaaagacGTTGCCCAATCTCTTTGAATGCCCTTTTTATAACGTGAACAATGTTACACTACAGTGTTTCTGAAtcgctgttgttgttttttcatcatATATTAAGTGAATGTATCTCCATGCAGttaaatatcattgaaattaattaagttATCGTAAAGGGGTGCAATACAGGTTGATGCACAAAGTACTTTTTAACTTTAATGCctcattatgtttaactcatttgactaaTGACCataacaaaagaaaattgttacTGGGGAAATTGTGACCAAATTGCTATTATTTCAAGAAAACCGATTTATATTTTGCACCTTTAAAACGTCTTATTAGAGCAAAGGGGAAGTCTTTGTCGACGTTACAGCTTTAAAGGACTGTTGAAACACAACCAcgcacttttattttaaattattattcaaccAATAAAAACCAAATCACCTGATGAAAGAAATCAAATAGTATCAACATAACACGTTCTTTAACCATTAAATATTCGAATTATACATGATTCATACATCACAAAATTAAGCATCAggatttattgtatataatttatatctttataaagtttaaataattgaGGGTGCGAAAGACAAACAATTCTGATTAAGGGTCGGCCACATTGCAAACATCGTTTAAAGGACCAaaattttaagtgtttaaaacatatgggtttttttacttttgaggtttaatatttagcaagcgtaattcatatatccgttgcaacattCAAAGCTGTAATAAGGAGTTGAGCAATTTTTACCAAAGAAgaattttatcagatttcaaatcaaaaagcatttacgttttccTATAAATGTGTTagcacaaaatgaatatatgtatgaaacTAATTTATCGGAAttacccaatcaacaatgttttgAGGCTTTGttgtgattgcagctatttgCATTTTTGAAGTCAGGAAATGAATTTCTTCCAATGTTTTCcgtattttttaataactttcttatttggaAGGATATGACTTTTCCGAAagaatgtaaatgctttttgatccaaaatctgataaaatcttcttttgtaaaatttgttaaactcCTTACTTCCAAACACATGTCACCaagaattaatgttttactcctaaaaaaagatcgttcctcaaagctaaataaaacatgaacttttgaaacgttttaatttttgaccttccccatcCACTTTTGCAATGTGGCCGGCCCTTAACATTGAATGTAGAAGCAGATACAGTCAAATCCCGTTGGCATCAACTCGCTTGGTTCATATTCCTCGTTGgttcgaactagatgtaaagtaccgatttctttatactgaagataAACATTCCttcttggctcgaatttccctatgttcgaggtattttcgccggtccctgggagttcgagccaacgaggttcgactgtattaatGTTTCGCTTTCATACCAGGAATAATCATGcatcaatcaaaacaaaagttcAATCTTATAACTACTTTGTAAGAATTATAAATGCACATTCTTTCATATCGttataaataaaacagcaacaattacaacaacaacaacaacaaatacaacaacGACGAATTCCTCACAATTTCATTATGTCTTTACTTACAATGTGACCATGAGTTATACGCAATACTGTGCCATAGAAAACTCGTTTAAGCGGTTATACTCCTTATCCAAGGGTACTGTGGAACAAGTATTGAGATGAACAGTTCAAAATAGACCTAACAGGACACCAATCTGCAGAATGCCTCTTTAAACAATACATGCTCAACaagtaataaatacaattcgtaatatatacacatgtgtaatggaatttgtaaaatataaagatCACTTACAATGGATCTACTAGcaataataacacaaaattaTAAGAGCAATAacataaagaaaatgtatttacaaaagcaaTATTACATATGATAACCTTATTCGATTGATTTGTGTGGTTATATCATTTCGAGTGGAAGTAACGTGCTTATTGTAACATCGTCATTTATCTGAATAAAGTCACTTGTTACTTTTCTATATGtgcattcaatttcatttaataaatgaaaatacaaaatattttaactcacattgttatttaattttaactatGTTCTTTTGTTCGGACAGATCAATCACGTCACAATACATGGTTTAAACCTaagtttaacttaaatatatgttaCGTAAGTTTAACTAATGAATAAGCTTACGACAGTCACGTTGTAGATACTTTTGTTTGGATGAAAATAAAAGCTTGAAAGGACATCCGTTTTTTAAAAAGCGTAGTGGAAAAACTCTCGTAGGAAATCCAAACAAATGTTTcgtaataaatttataaatatttaaaaagttgtctGTGAAAGTAAACGATGGACAATATACATACGcattaaataatatgtattacgtcatattaaacatatactgtatatatatgtatctgtcAACATACAGGACATTAAGTTGATACAAATTTTGATATGAATTGGtatgtttggctactgagcttgtttctgtagtttttcatataaatattagtaCCAAAAATGTTcgttaattaaaatgaaatatacttcaatatttcaaacaaaagaaatattaaagcGAACTAAAGTTCGTCGGAATACACATAATTAGTaccaaaaatacatattgaaaatgtttcactttacctacacatacattttgtataattttatcaaaatcaatatcaTACAATACACGTACGTTTcaaagataacattttacttttcAAATTACAACTTATTGTGACAAATCGCTTTGACTATTTGGTTTATGGTTGTTTCTCGACATTATATTGGTACCAAacgttttatataaaacaaaatcattctaAAAATCAAGCTCACATATCAAAgcctacaacaacaacaccctAAACTGGTTAACAGgattaacaaataaaacaaaactcatCATTATGTTCATCAATTTAGTTCTTTGGGCAACCGGGAAGCGCATTAgctaaaaaatgctttaaagttTCAGTACTTGAATCACAATTTCCAGTGAATGAGTTAATACTGGTGACATTCCAGGATTTCAAGTGAGACAGATCACATGTACATTCGATATGATTGTTCCGGAGGTACAACGTACTGAGTGAGTGCAATGTGGTGATTGAACTAGAAATCGTATGGAGAAGGTTATCATCAAGATCCAAATAGTTCAATTTGGGATTGTTTCTGAAGGCATGTGAGGAAATACTTTGTAGACCATTGTTAAATAATACGAGACGTGTTAACGCCGTAAGGTTTTGTAAATCTGTATCATAAATGGCACCGATGTGGTTATATTGCATTTCAAGACGCGTTAACGAATGTAACTTGTTGACAACATCAGGTATTCTACTGaaattattgaaagacaaataaAGACTCTGCAGCCGATTGTTTGCTGGTATGAGGTCACCATCGATATATCCTAATTTATTTTCTTGCAGATTCAAGATTGTGATTTCGggaaatatgtgaaaaatatcTGGGAAGTTCCTTAGTTCATTTCCAGATATATCAAGAGTTGTTATATAGTTAAAACGTTTGTTGCACGGATCGAATACTGTTGTATTTAGATTTAGATAATGATTAGATGTAAAGGTCAAACTTCGTAAGTTCTGTATATGACAAATAGCAATAGGCATCCTCTCCAAGCGAGAATCAGCTATTGTTAATGTACGCAAGGTTGACTCCATTCCATGGAACGCGTCTGTGCTCAGTTTAGGAAATCGTATATGAGATATGGACAGGGTATTCAGTGTTCTGAGCAAACGAAACTCATGAGGCCAGGTGGTGAAATAAGATAAATCGACATGTAGTGTTTTTAGAGTCCTCCCAATTACACTCATGACTGCAGAATCTAAACTTGTCAAAGGGTTAGTATCAATATCTAGTTCAGCCAAGTTAACAAGACTCTTTAGCGCTTGGGGTAAAACTGAAAAGTTATTCACATCCATATTAAGACGAAAAATGTTTGCGCCAATACAATTAAAAGCACTGCTGGACATGCTATTCATGTGGTTTAAATACAATTGCATGTATACCGTTGTTAATGTTGATAATATTAGGTTACAGAATGCATTTGGTCCTATCGTGGTGATGTAGTTTCCTTGTAAATCTATATTTATCAACGAATTCGAACTGATGTTAATGTGCTTGAATTGCGGTACAGTCTGTAGGTTTTTAGAAGAGCACTGAATGTTACTCCCAGAACAAGTACATGGAGCCGGAGCTACACACTCGCTGTCCAGAACAAACGAACTGGCGAGATTTGGAAGTATAAGCACCaacatctgaaaaaaatgagaaccttttttaattcacacttttaaatttttatcGCAATATCATATGCTTACCCAATATCACACATAATTTGTTAATACAACACTATTAGTTTAACTGTATGAACTTAAAGTACACGCACAACATTCTTTACGTTTACAGGTAGTCgtatatcaataatacaatggacaatattaaagggactgtgtcacagatttctgtaacaaatctcaggacaattatctaatagaacgtgttacgctttgatatcataattgtaaaaaaaagtaccaagaTGAAAGAATAAATtatgtcggagaccgggttcgaacccgcgtcgccaaaattgaagtccagcgtcttactcactgagctacaaaggcttatactaatcgggtgacataataaagctatacacctacctcggtaatatcacgtgataacaccgaccggccaatcacgcataaggaatgaattctacctcgtagacatacccagtaatattttttaatggaaaaaatatgaaataactgctcaacttaaataaattgtaaattatgtggtacttcagttagtaagtttcaatgcattgtaaacatcgatgccaagtttatgtcagttctcgacaattttttttcgctattttatcatacgtgagacagcccctttaagtaaTAGCTCAATTCTGATAATAACTTCTTCCAATTTGCTTAATAAATAAACAGcttgtatttgatatttgatatatttaattttccaaattGTATTGGATTTTGTTTACACTGACGCAAATGTTaagaaagatatattttatCTCGACTTGTCACACATTGTCTTCATAGTGCGCTGTCAACATCTTGCTTAGTATCGTTATCGTAGTaggaatataaataattctCAGATGTACGAAAAAcgatttataattataaataattatatggatCATTTCTGGTATAGATCAAATGGCCCAAATATCATGGATTGAACACATCACTACTTCCTGCAAATCTATACAATCTATTGCACGCACAACCATAAAAATAATACACTTCTGCAATTAATTTTCAATAGTAACGAAGAGTTTACATCAATTCATTTGCCGATATTAGCTGCTGTAGTGTTACCTGAGTAGTAGCTATCTTTATTAGATTTTATAGcactaaatttaatatttagcttAATATCACGTGTATAATCAGATAATAAGATACAGTGTACTATGTCAAACACAGAAAAGTGTTGTGACATTTTGATGATACACTATTTACCCAGGCTCCATGGAACTTCTTTTGACTGATTGTCTTTATACTAGCTAGTTTATGTTCGATTATAGGTCGGGTCCGACCGGAAAGTAGATAATAAGGTGACATTTTCAACGATAAGTGTTAATCGCAATGTGACACTTTCTTCACAATGTCAATCAACGAAACATGAAGTCGGTTCCACGAACATATCTTAGTTTAATTCTTAGTTTTTTTACTTTAGGTAGCACATCCTTattgaaaacctccacttgaaactcttcaatttttataaattaatgttttagctTATGTTGTTCAGCACAggattacaaatattttgaggatTGCATTGATATCGTTCGAATACATCTAGAAgcgcattttttattttattagcgaacaatttttaaaagaagtttattcagtattttcattaaaaagtaatttatttaatttcaacacatttatattaGTTTCTTTAAAGATTTACGTACTTGCAGTCACGGCTGAAATAGGTGGTTAGGAATTTCAAGCCCTTATTTTTTTAACGAGACGGTAAAACATTCTGggtttttttggcataatggtCCAAAAAGGttaaattaagtatttataaGGACCAGGTCATGGGTATTTCtagaacttattca
The DNA window shown above is from Mya arenaria isolate MELC-2E11 chromosome 6, ASM2691426v1 and carries:
- the LOC128239096 gene encoding carboxypeptidase N subunit 2-like isoform X1, translating into MTLPKMRPLQDFSRLMLVLILPNLASSFVLDSECVAPAPCTCSGSNIQCSSKNLQTVPQFKHINISSNSLINIDLQGNYITTIGPNAFCNLILSTLTTVYMQLYLNHMNSMSSSAFNCIGANIFRLNMDVNNFSVLPQALKSLVNLAELDIDTNPLTSLDSAVMSVIGRTLKTLHVDLSYFTTWPHEFRLLRTLNTLSISHIRFPKLSTDAFHGMESTLRTLTIADSRLERMPIAICHIQNLRSLTFTSNHYLNLNTTVFDPCNKRFNYITTLDISGNELRNFPDIFHIFPEITILNLQENKLGYIDGDLIPANNRLQSLYLSFNNFSRIPDVVNKLHSLTRLEMQYNHIGAIYDTDLQNLTALTRLVLFNNGLQSISSHAFRNNPKLNYLDLDDNLLHTISSSITTLHSLSTLYLRNNHIECTCDLSHLKSWNVTSINSFTGNCDSSTETLKHFLANALPGCPKN
- the LOC128239096 gene encoding carboxypeptidase N subunit 2-like isoform X2, whose protein sequence is MRPLQDFSRLMLVLILPNLASSFVLDSECVAPAPCTCSGSNIQCSSKNLQTVPQFKHINISSNSLINIDLQGNYITTIGPNAFCNLILSTLTTVYMQLYLNHMNSMSSSAFNCIGANIFRLNMDVNNFSVLPQALKSLVNLAELDIDTNPLTSLDSAVMSVIGRTLKTLHVDLSYFTTWPHEFRLLRTLNTLSISHIRFPKLSTDAFHGMESTLRTLTIADSRLERMPIAICHIQNLRSLTFTSNHYLNLNTTVFDPCNKRFNYITTLDISGNELRNFPDIFHIFPEITILNLQENKLGYIDGDLIPANNRLQSLYLSFNNFSRIPDVVNKLHSLTRLEMQYNHIGAIYDTDLQNLTALTRLVLFNNGLQSISSHAFRNNPKLNYLDLDDNLLHTISSSITTLHSLSTLYLRNNHIECTCDLSHLKSWNVTSINSFTGNCDSSTETLKHFLANALPGCPKN